The genomic segment tGGACAAGTGTCCGGaaccaagtcaataccaaactctatttccctatccggaggaacattaggaagatcatctggaaaaaaCCTTGAGAAACTTATTAACCGCTGGAGCCGACTagaaagaaggacctttcaaattagaatctttaacctggaccatgTAATAAGGACAACCTTTAGAGAccaacctccgagctctaagataagaaataaatctccccctaggagctagagAAACACCCTCCCATTTTATAACCGGTTTACCAGGAAACCTTaagataaccctatgggttcgacaatcCAAGGACGCGTAATAAGAATGCAACTAATTCATCCCcagaatagcatcaaaatctaccatatccaacttaaacagatctaccaaggtctgcttTCCACCAACAaataccccctatagactctcttagcaataacagagtcacctactagggtagaaacaaaaaaaggatccaaatcgaaaccaaaagatataaccacataaggagtcacataggagagagtgaatcccaaatcaagcaaataatatacgtcataagagaaaagctgtaacgtaccaataatgacatcagcTGATGCCTCTAATTCCTGTCGAgacgccaaagcatacaacctgttccgACCAATACTAGAACTAGGAATAGTAACAAAATTAGATGTAagaccaccaggtgtaggagcagaagataaagccacAATAATCTTACTCTCCCCCGTAGCCACCTTATTAACCGGACAATCCCTGAGATGATGGCCTGCCTGGCCACACTTGAAGTATTTGTCCTTTCCTTTATCGCAATAATCCCAATGAGGATAACTACAGAACTGACAAAGAGAGcataaagaaactgactgacctccgcttgcctaagattgggcaccctgctcccaaaaattatcaccatcaTGATGACGCCTGTCGCCCgactggtaaggagcactagtaaaAGAgtaagaaccagaactcccccacttctttttttgcCATTTGCCACCATCTTGACTaccctaagactgagcaccttcTTGGTCAGAAAACCTGTTTCTCTTCCCCCTGTCTATCCCCAAACTCCGTCTGTTTCCTCTCCCCATTTTCTACCTTttgcatatgaacagtcaacttAGAGATGCCCATATCTCTAATCAACAAGGCaatcttgctctccaaaatcaaatacTGACTTAACCCAGAAgcgaacttccttattctagcccgcatgtcagccaccaaatcaaacttcaaggaatattccttgatagacattctTCAATATttaaggttcacaaactcctccatctttgcatccctcaactcttggggGAAAGAAACGATCAAGAATAGCACTCGAgaaggcatcccataaggatgactcctcaACGTCTcctttatccctatcccacttTTCATACTATTGATATACAACCTCCTTGAGCttataagctgcaaagtttaccctCTTCATATTGGTAGTCTGCATCATCCAAAATATATTCTCCATTTTATCCACAAAGccttatggatcctcctccacctttacaccAGAAAAAGTGGGAGaactcatcttcataaattgaccaacccttgtggccacATCAGACAAAACACTAGACACATTTcgctcagcctgagcaacaaCTAATTTAGCAATAACAAAAATAGATTGACGAAATTCCATATTAGttacctcaccttgaggaggactagtagcaattggTGTAACTCcaaaactatcagggataggaccatgagatcaaagatgaaccccaaaattaggatgtaccccttcagcattacccctagatgggatagaagaattttcttatgttccaaatctatgaggcatgatctgaaagacgaacaaacaaggattaaagaagattccaggactgagactccaagcttgaaaatagaataccaagaaaatgaaatattccttaatgccttgtagtctctcccttatgagtgtggtgtgctacacacctctaaaagagactctactcgacatgacttggtggactcccaattgaccatgaacctgggctctaataccaacttgacactaCCTGTCCTGGGGCTTTGTCGTAAGGGGTATCCCAAGTCCATtcaggaccaaagaccaccccagTTACCTAACTCAACCTCTAGCCGTTtgccttgagttggctgaattccaaacatataacaagatagtgtaacagcttacataaagactctaggataagTTCACAATCGTGatcgacccaatcgagtccaaccatctcATACCAAAAATCCAATCGTACCAAACTGCACCAAAATAAGGGCAATAAATcaggccataaccaaggatgttccagaacataatataattaatcctaaaatgaaatataataaaacagtgagaattatgtccgatgatgccaacCACCTAGTTTATTCCAATGACAAGGCTGACACCTATACCGATCCCagccattccaacccatagaagtaccacaaagcctctaaccaaaaaagtaatgaaatttGGTTATGACATGCCCCCAagcatagccaaaaccaatatccaaaaataaactaaaatgtctaaaagtatccataacatgaaatagagcctttcaaaaggatggaagctcaccattttagtCTTAATATTGtcctcgagtcaatcactatgtagaagaAGTAGAAGGGccagttcctacatagcatgggtatacaactgccaATAGAAgaggttagcgagtgaccgctagcatgatctcagggtaaggataaaataatttcatttataaaaccaagtaaaactatccatatgcacacaaccatacacatatatataaccatgcaagGAAAGGGGATCaggtttagcatgtctttaaaacctttacctgggctgtacaactttgccatcctaaaccatccACGagctacacatcccaccattattgcccaattaaatccaatttccaaatatccaaaaaaatttccatttattaaccaaggccattgatattggtattgttataccaatccttacttacaagtatcatctatagccaaccatttataggtttaaggggactttcaagtgcccttccatttaccatattcaACCACTTGGAGGATTCCATGTGcccctcaagcataaccattagccatttaccattccaagccatttaaaccattcataatttctttaccaagttttaaaacatgcaagagttccattaaaaatagttaatgcaatgaatatatctttataagcatttggtcaaacacattgggggcataatatgaccaaaccCAATTCCAATACTATTAAATTATTCCCatgtaatccaattatccaaaatcaccattaatgcatataaaaggataattaaaataatgggaaaccataactaaccatttaatatcaaaacccctaaatcatatttgtaaaccaaaatcatacaatcaatgaaatcatgaaaacattcataaaaccatgcccttttataaaattaacaataagggaagagaacatcCCTTAAACGAAGATGATGACGAAAAgaaatcactaagacaagccccaaattgatcctttagttgaaacactagctttccttgcccaaaaggtcttgagagaattatggagtgtttagaagagtttctaagtgctaCTAAATGGAATAaaagggtaaataaccttccaagtaggttagaaatcgtggggccttattaggataagtagggaaatctACTttttaggataagtagggaaatatcgAGAATACCCTCACTTACGTTACACCAAAATCTATCACAGGGGTACGACTTACCAAGATGAGTCGTACCCTCCGATATAATTGGTATCCTCTACCCATATCCTGGCCGCAACCCTTTGATCCTACACTATCTAGTATACAACTCATCTAACTAAGTCGTATTGACAATATACGATCCGTACCCTTCATCtgtacccctggcagatttaaacccaagaaagatttagacactatccaccatacgagtcctgggtacgacttgtaccctaccttacggctcatggtgagccactcgtactcaaatccaacctaagtaaacaagtctaagattaagttaagaaacCAAACGATCTATAACCACTAATataactcatacccctaagtcgtatctattccagtaaccaaaatccatcccaccaaccaatactggtcagtatATGATTGGACCATACCATATACACCCCAatatatggctcgtacccatgagtcgtattgggttcaaagatcagaattccaagaaatttgtTAAGGTCCAGCAACTAGGGTGTTTTACGTAGCAGCAGATGAATACCAATGAAAAAAAGATATGGAAGATAAACtcaaaaatctatataaaatcaatatccaaagCTATCCACAATatcaaaaccaataccaaaagaTGACCAACATACCCATGTCTACGATATCcaataaagcctctaacaaaatcgAATACCAATAAAgtatcaggacatgcccccgactatagccaaaaataagtctaaacaagtctgagacataagagaccaaaataTGAAATGTGGATTTCCAACGTATGGAAGCTCACTGCTTTAATGTTAACTCACAAActtgaaacaccctagattttggcccttgaaatttttttgagctttgagctcactaccctGGTTACTActggaccttatgagtcgtagtgTTTCCTAACGATTCATAACCAAACCAGTATGTTTGTGGCTTGATTCTACtttaagtacgagtggctcactaggaGCCGTAAGGTTATGTTACAAATCGTTAGGTGTAATTGTAGGGTGTCTAGTGTAAGTCCTAAATCGGGTTCTAtattgactacgactggaccctacgagttgtagggtcccattatgagtggtGCCATTAAGTCGTAAGGATAACAATGTAGGGTGACTTGGTGGTACtaccttggttatgactcgtacgagtcataaggagtgATTACGAGTCAAGCGGTTGATTGTAGTCAAAGATGatacttttttagcttttaagttgagggtattctagacatttaccCTCTTACTCAACTTGAAACTTatgtcttataacctctttagggtgtcattattaCTTAGAAATAATCTAAGTAACGTCCCAAATACTCCCAaattctcaaggtcaagaacacttagggttttcaagaggttgatcaattagggctctcaagggtaatttctctccatacatcttactattacagGCATatttctcttccttcattgttaattttgtaaaagcaagagttttaaagtattgttcatggaatatttatgttggttttgaaacaagggttttttttttttaatgtttaggaattgaataatgtttctcttGGTTTGTATATAATttccatgctttaaatatgattttgaacgcgtgggtgcatgggtatgataaatgaactagggaattgtgattttcccatacttgtgacttttgaagtggttatgaccccaaccccaggatgtgaaattggttttagttatgagaacaatgggaatttataaaattgaactagttGTAAACTATTGCATGATGTAAAgcggtatttgaaatacaatggtatgatttaatgaacaaaggaagtCGGTGTTCtccaatgtgtattaatgaacaaagggagttgttctccgaTTCGTGTAGCTATACATATTAGGGCCCAACCTGAGGGTTAatgttggggcccatatagcccatgggtactattatatgatggttaagctacacaattgACATGACCTGACCTCAGGCCTTGTCTTAATGGGCATcgcaagtccaactaggactagGGAcgccccctattacccaacccaaccacctaatCCAgtcttagatgggctgaattttgaacataaaacaagatagagtAAATGTTCTCATtaaaactctgggatagggtcacaaccgagactgacccaaccgagtccaaccgtacCACACCCGCCATCCAACCATACGAGTCCccgatacgactcgtaccaagccctacgactcatacccctaagtcgtacccattttaatgaccaaaactatcccaccaactaacactggtcagcatacgacagtaccataccactcgtacccaataTATGGCTCGTTCCCataagtcatattgggtccagagaacggaagtctaggaaattttctaagggtcaaaacccaggatgtttcagtctcccccactaggaacattcctctccgaatgacggacaaggtaggggtaaccatacaTAGAGAttacattatcaaacatcctctcaacaaagtttgaaaagaaagaggcaaagatgttaatctttcctttaacaaactcagaaaataaagattcccaagagcagaaaatagatatggatacttggactttatgtcctcttccgcttccaaAGCAGCTTCTTCCACATATGGTtttaccatagaaccttaaccaaagccacatccttggtctgcaaccgacgaacttgcctatctaatatctcaatcgggaagtcttcataagacagagaatccaaaatacccaatccttccaaagaaacaatcaaagaaggatcaccaatacacttcctcaacatagaaacatgaaataccggatgaaccaaactcaagctaGATGGCAATTCCAACttataagcaacattgccaactcttCGCAAAATCTCATAAAAACCAACaaatcgaggactgagtttccccttcttgccaaaccgcaccactctcttcatgggagacaccttgaggaatACCCTATCCCCGATCCCAAACTCCATGTCTCTACGCCTAATaaccacataggacttttggcgactttgggcagctttaagctatccttaatcacctttaccttttccatcgCTTAATAAACCAAATCTgagccaaacatatccacctctttaagctcaaaccaaccaataggagatctacacctcctaccatacaacgcctcaaaaggagacataccagtactcgaatgatagctattgttgtaagtaaactccaccaaaggtagatgctcaacctaattgccaccatagttaatcacacaggcccaaaacatatctttcaaatgTCCGAATAGTTCTCTgtgcttgcccatccgactgtggatgaaaaacagtacttagactaaccttagtccccaaccctttctgggaAGACCGCTAAAAATGAGACGTAAACTACATACCACAATGAGAAATAATCAAGACAGGTACTCATACAACTTTataatctcctaaagatacatcTTCGTATAATCCTCTGTCAAAACAGTAGTACGCACTGGCAAGAAGTGTGTAAACgtagtcatcttatccacgatgaaccaaatcgaatcaaattagttTTGAGACCGAGAAATACcgataacgaagtccatattaatcacttcccacttctattcgggcaactctatttcttgatgCAACCTTCCTAGCCTCATATGCTGAACCTTAatctgttgacacaccatgcacttggcaaCAAAATCAACTACATCCTACtctatactattccaccaatagatctccttgagatcaagGTACATCTTTGTCGAGTCGGGATAAAAAACATAACGTGACTCTTTCACCgcagccaaaaccctttgccgCAAACCGTTGATATCATAAACGTACAACCttcttggtaccgtaaagtactaCCACCACTGATCTGAAATACCACCACCTTTTGCCTGCCAACAACACTCTTaatttcatcaagataggatccaacacttgcttttcCTTAATCTTTATACCAAGAGAatatcgaaccacttcttgcactatcacaccaccatccttagagtccaagagacgaacccCAAGATTAGcgaagcagtgaatatcctttaccaattcccgcttgccttcctccacatgagccaagtTACCCATGTATAagctgctaagagtatcaacaaccacgttCGCCTTACCTGGGTgctagtgaagactcatgtcataatccttaagaagctcaagccatcttctctacctaagattatgctctttctgagtaaacacgtactgaagactcttgtgatcggaatagatatccatgtgaacactatacaaataacgctaccatattttcaaagcaaacacaaccgccaacaactccaaattatgagtaggataatttctctcatgtagctttaattgcctggaagcataggcaatcaccttcccatgctgtatcaaaacacaaacaAGCCCTACCTGAGATGCCTCACAATAACCACAAACCCATTATTGCCCTCCGGCAAAGTCAGGattagagccgaagtcaacttatctttcaacgtCTTAAAACTTCATTCACAAGCATTcgactaagaaaacttaacctttttctgagt from the Capsicum annuum cultivar UCD-10X-F1 chromosome 9, UCD10Xv1.1, whole genome shotgun sequence genome contains:
- the LOC107841515 gene encoding uncharacterized protein LOC107841515, producing the protein MRARIRKFASGLSQYLILESKIALLIRDMGISKLTVHMQKVENGERKQTEFGDRQGEEKQFCSYPHWDYCDKGKDKYFKCGQAGHHLRDCPVNKVATGESKIIVALSSAPTPGGLTSNFVTIPSSSIGRNRLYALASRQELEASADVIIGYSWGVWLICRKESGNY